The Lynx canadensis isolate LIC74 chromosome D2, mLynCan4.pri.v2, whole genome shotgun sequence DNA segment TTTGGGGGAcacttttatcatttccttttgtgtattttgATATTTGATGTATTTGGAATTTATCCTGGTATAAGgtataaatacagttttttttttgatCAGTACTTAATCATACTAACACCATTTAATAAATAATCCATTTCCTACtgatttaaaatacaaacttatcGCATACTAACTTCTCATGTATTTGattctaaaaatatgttttaatgaaatcactatcttggagatatctgcactcccatgtttactgCATTATTAGctatagccaagatatggaaaccacCTAAGTGTCACCtaattgaatggataaagaagatgtggcgtatgtatacacacacacacacacacacacacacacacacacacaatggaatattatttagccacaagaaagaaggaatcCTGCTGTGCAACAGTATGAATGAACCTaaaggcattttgctaagtggagtaaaccaaagaaagacaaatgccatatggtACCACTTAaatgtgtaaattaaaaataaaaggccgATTTAATGGAAACATTAGAATTGTGGTTCTTAGAGGTTTAGGGaagaggggaagtggggagatACAGGTCAGAGGGTACAAACTTTTAGCTAtaggatgaataagttctgaggatttaATGTacagcatatatatgtgtgtgtggtgtgtgtgtgtgtgtgtgtgtgtataatttgtcatttattcctcaataaagttggaaaaaatataaataaaatatgttttagtaTCTGGTAGGGTGGCAAGGTTATTCCCTCATTATTCTTACTTAGATTTTccctgcctcttctttttttttaatatattttgagagagagagcacaaccagggaagggacaaagagagggaggaagagtgagaatcccaagcagtctccatgcttcgtgtagagtctgatgtggggctcagtcccacaaactgtgagatcatgacctgagctgaaatcgagtcagacgtttaaccgactgagccacccaggtgcccctattcttgttctttttaatgtgaaCTTCAGATTTAGcttatatttaagaaattgttttgTTATAATCTCATTTTAGTTGATTAAGTAGAattgatatcttttttaaatttattttttattttaattttatttttgagagagagagagtgagcagggaagaagagcagagagagagagagagagagaatcttaacaggcttcatgctcagcacggagcctgactcagggcttgatcccatgaacctgggatcatgacctaagccaaaatcaagagtcacatgctcaactgactgagccacccagacaccccaaatcgTTGTTGAATTTCGTCTTTGAGAacatgggtatgtgtgtgtatgtcttagGAATGTTTTAAAGGTGTCTTTATATAGACTTACGCTTAGTTTATgctttgtttttgcatttgtaaGTGGGGTCTTCCATTATATTTTCTAActggttatttatatatatggaaacttattttctatttaccAATTTGAACTCACCATTTgaagtttttattgtttgtatttttcagttgatTTCCCAGTATACAACCATTATCtacaaaaagtaatattttttatctcctttccaaattgttttaCCCCTTTGTCTTGTCCGTTTCTATTTGGTGGAAATTCCAAGAACAATATTAGATAGTAATGATGATAAAAGACATTGTGGTAGAATACTTTTTCTAAAAGCTTCGTGTATTTTAGGATggttgtttccttaatttccttaaaaaaaattttttttaatgtttatttttgagagagagagagagagagagagagtgagtatgaacgggtgaggaacagagagagaaagacacagaatccaaagcaggctccaggctctgagccatcagcacagagcccgatgcggggctcaaactcaacgaaccatgagatcacaacctgagctgaaatcagatgctcaaccaactcagccacccaggcaccccccccccttaatttcctttttaaacttgATGCTAACTTTTGGTGGATTGATACAGATCCACCAATATGATTCTTTCATATTGGAAATATTCATTTgtccttttaaagaattttcatcaataaaagatataaatctgTTAAATGCCTTTTTAGCAACCACTGACATGATGataatgacttttttcttcttaaatccaTTAGAATGAAATATGAGTAGATTTTCCCATCTTTAATTATCCTTGCTTTGCTGGATAAACACCACATGGTCAAGGGCTATTAGTTTTTAATATTCAGTGCTTTTTGTCACAGGTTTACCAAATTCATTCTGACAGCTATGAGACACAAAACCAGCACTACGGAAGAAGCTTAACGAAAGAAACTCTAAAGGATGGTAAGGGTTGAAAAACCATATTTCAATGTACAGTTatcaaaataattctaaagtagtttcaattttaattcttctttggTATAATGATTCATTCcgcaataaataaacttaaaaaaaataaaagaaccttaaatttacacagttGTACTAATCATAATTTCTGGTTTGTATTACACCAAAACCCTGGATCCATGAATGCCTTCTTTTACATTGTAgttcatttcttatttaataatatatttttaaaaatgaacatctaTGAACCAGCCATATAGCCCAAGTCTTAGAACTAGAGGTTGTCTTTAAAATCCAAATACGTATAGTATATTAAAACTACTTCTTACATAAGagactttaaaatgtgtattgtCATATGTAATGCATTTTTATCAAAATCTCCCATGTATAGTTGAGCTGTGTATTATAAGCTTCTAGTACTACATAATAAATGGCATTagaagtgttttaaataaaatctgctAACAGGCCTCTAAAATATTTATAGCCAAAATATTACAAAAGCAATGATATCTTAATAGATTTCtggaaataatattctattaGAAGTTTATTCTTAGCTCTGCCTAAGATAGGAAGGAGCTTATGTGTAATGTAAATAGTTTGAAGACAaattttcattgtatgtatagaaAATGTACATACTGTGATCTTAACAGTATTTTGCCTCTGTTTACTTAACTAATAGCCAGATAATATTCAGATTGgctgtttattaaaatattttacaggcTGATGTGAATATACTTTTTAGCAATTTCTCTTCCAAAGTAGGGGGAACaagctatttaaaaacaaatcaaattgCATAGACCTAGAAATTCTCAAATACTTAAATAcgcataaataattttaaaagaggcCTAATAATCTGATAGGTTAAAACATGTAAAAGTCTCCATTTTGAATAACATATTCAACCTGAAGTATTGTTGATACCCAAAGCGAGCATAACTTTTGTGAAGACTGATTTAATCAACATTATTAAGATCAGAAAACAATATTATAGTATGATTTGGTATTTGGTAATGGGCTGTTGACACCATTACAAGTGGTTATGATTTGACTCTAGGTTTTAGATTAGCTCCTGACTGTGATTCTAACAAATAAGAAATCTTACTAAAAAATCTCTCACACTAGCAAATGAAGCAGATCTTGGAATCACATTCCTTAAGAgaacatatatagagagaattaAACTACCAGTCTGtgtgtaatgatttttttaatctaaatagtatatttcactttacataagtgttatttttttctagtaagaGAATCTTCACTAGAAATCAAATTGAGGTCCAAGTTTCTATGTCTGACTAGAATTTTGCCGGTTCAGTTTATTGTAAGGGGTAATGGGGGAGAAATTTGAAGAATTGTATCTAAGATGAGTTTACTTCCCAAGTGATAACTagtttataatttcattataatcctaatattttcctttttatagggGTCTCCAGGTTTTTTCATAATGGATTCTgcttaagaaaagatgctgttgCTGCCAGCATTCAGAAGATTCAGAATATTCTGCAATGGTTTGAAAATCAGAAGCAGCTTAACTTTTATGCAAGTTCATTACTGTTTGTTTATGAAGGCTCATCTCGGCCAACTACTACAAAATCAAATGACAGAACTTTGGTAGAAAAGTTTTTGTCCAAAGGACAACTGTCAGACACAGATGTACTGGAGTACAATAATAACTTTCATGTGTTAAATTCCACAGAGAATGGAAAAATAGATGTTTCAGTAGGCAAAAGCTTGTCCAAGATGTATGCTTGTCACAGAAAAATGTGTTCAAAAAAGCATCACAGTCATACTTCATTGAAAGCTGAAAATACAGAGCAAGACAATGGGTGGAAAAGCATGTCACAGGAACGTTTAAATGGAAATGTACTTTCCCAACTGGAAAAAGTTTTCTGCCATCTTCCCACTGGTTGCCAGGAGATTTCAGAAGCAGAAGTGCGAATGATAGATTTTGCTCATGTGTTCCCTAGCAACACAGTAGATGAGGGATATGTTTATGGGCTGAAGCATTTAATTACTGTACTGCAAAGTATTTTAGACAATTGAAACCTTTGCTGTGGTCTTTTTAAGGATGGGGCAATCATAACAAAAGCAGCAGTCAATATCTCTATACTTGTAAAGCTATGTAAAAAATTTATATTGTGAGTCTACATTTTGTCTTTATACTTTTGGTAGAAGGGT contains these protein-coding regions:
- the IPMK gene encoding inositol polyphosphate multikinase isoform X2, with product MATEPPSPLRLEAPGPPEMRTPPVSEPPPEGIPKPAGGRLRFLNGCVPLSHQVAGHMYGKDKVGILQHPDGTVLKQLQPPPRGPRELEFYNMVYAADCTDGVLLELRKYLPKYYGIWSPPTAPNDLYLKLEDVTHKFNKPCIMDVKIGQKSYDPFASSEKIKQQVSKYPLMEEIGFLVLGMRVYQIHSDSYETQNQHYGRSLTKETLKDGVSRFFHNGFCLRKDAVAASIQKIQNILQWFENQKQLNFYASSLLFVYEGSSRPTTTKSNDRTLVEKFLSKGQLSDTDVLEYNNNFHVLNSTENGKIDVSVGKSLSKMYACHRKMCSKKHHSHTSLKAENTEQDNGWKSMSQERLNGNVLSQLEKVFCHLPTGCQEISEAEVRMIDFAHVFPSNTVDEGYVYGLKHLITVLQSILDN
- the IPMK gene encoding inositol polyphosphate multikinase isoform X1 is translated as MATEPPSPLRLEAPGPPEMRTPPVSEPPPEGIPKPAGGRLRFLNGCVPLSHQVAGHMYGKDKVGILQHPDGTVLKQLQPPPRGPRELEFYNMVSEVYAADCTDGVLLELRKYLPKYYGIWSPPTAPNDLYLKLEDVTHKFNKPCIMDVKIGQKSYDPFASSEKIKQQVSKYPLMEEIGFLVLGMRVYQIHSDSYETQNQHYGRSLTKETLKDGVSRFFHNGFCLRKDAVAASIQKIQNILQWFENQKQLNFYASSLLFVYEGSSRPTTTKSNDRTLVEKFLSKGQLSDTDVLEYNNNFHVLNSTENGKIDVSVGKSLSKMYACHRKMCSKKHHSHTSLKAENTEQDNGWKSMSQERLNGNVLSQLEKVFCHLPTGCQEISEAEVRMIDFAHVFPSNTVDEGYVYGLKHLITVLQSILDN